A window from Citrus sinensis cultivar Valencia sweet orange chromosome 5, DVS_A1.0, whole genome shotgun sequence encodes these proteins:
- the LOC107174974 gene encoding putative disease resistance RPP13-like protein 1, with amino-acid sequence MAVGEAFLSAFLQVLFDRLASREFLNLLRGRKYDGLLEKLKITLLTVTALLNDAEEKQFYSPSVGKWLNMAKDALYDAEDVLDELATEALKSKLESQSETSSNTSQVSNWRVISSPFSRGIDFKMNKIIEKLEFIAKYKDILGLNNDDFRGRRPSGSGTNRRLPTTSLVDESCVYGRENDKNAIVELLMVEDDSSSSNNVGVVPIVGMGGIGKTTVAQLVYNDSRVDGRFDLKVWVCVSDQFDVLRVTTTILKSVTSKPAEVDDDLNLLQICLREKIAGKKFLLVLDDVWSRRNDDWDLIWSPLKAGARGSKIIITTRDSSIAASMGTVAAHHLECLAFEDCWSIFMNQAFENRNNGISPDLETIGAEIVNKCEGLPLAVKRMGIILRSREDKGEWYDMLNRNIWDLPHDESSILQTLGLSYHHLPPHLKQCFAYCSVFPAGYEFDKEKLVLLWMAEGFVQQSNAKKKLEEVGREYFHELVSRSFFRQSVHNSSLYVMHGLMKDLARFVSGEFCFRLEDKVMDDQKRIFDKARHSSYIRCRRETSTKFEAFNEAECLRTFLPLDPTGEIGVSYLADKVPCDILPRLKCLRVLSFSACRITALPDSVGDLKHLRYLDLSRTAIKQLPDSTGNLCNLQSIILLECYSLSKLPTDLGNLTGLRHLRMSGSRLREMPMKMYKLKNLQTLSHFVVGNDRGSGIKDLKEMQQLQGELVISGLQNVICFTDAMEANLKDKKELTQLVLQWSDDFGDSTNDGDEEEVFKVAQLHRNRKDLNASGCRNPRFPSFREAAGAYRQESVELKSERRSSLDGSGNERVEMDVLEMLQPHENLKQLTINDYGGIKFPGWIASPLFCNMTVLVLSNCRNCQFLPSLGRLPMLKDLTIEGMEGIKSVGAEFYGDGSFPLLAFPSLETLKFENMSEWEEWTPSGTEGTEGFLHLQNIEILNCPKLREFSHHFPSLKKMTIYGCEKLEALPRLLTLDRLKQGSEFPCLLELSILMCPNLVELPTFLPSLKTLEIDGCQKLAALPKLPSILELELNNCDGKVLHSTGGHRSLTYMRICQISKLDCLVEGYFQHFTALEELQISHLAELMTLSNKIGLRSLLSLQRLEISECPYFKELPEKFYELSTLKVLRISNCPSLVAFPEMGLPSTLVALEIRSCEALQLLPERMMHVSQKNKNAFLLEYLVIEGCPALLSLPSDKLSGTLKVLEIENCRNLQSLPEQMICCSLENLKIAGCHSIKSFPEAVFQFPRIPSNTVMKLKELIISNCMNLESLPEGLHNLAFLDHLEIHDCPLLQSFPEPGLPTSMLRYARISNCQNLKFLPNRMYILTSLQEFSIHGCSSLMSFPEGGLPPNLISLSILDCENLKPSSEWGLHRLTCLADFSFGGCQGLVSFPKGWFLPKNLSSLYLERLPNIKSLPNGLKNLKYLETLEIWECDNLQTVPEDKPSTMLLSLWDGF; translated from the coding sequence ATGGCTGTGGGAGAGGCTTTTCTCTCAGCTTTCCTTCAAGTGCTATTTGACAGATTGGCCTCTCGTGAGTTTCTAAACTTACTGCGCGGCCGAAAGTACGATGGCTTGCTGGAGAAGTTGAAGATCACACTGCTGACGGTGACTGCCTTGCTTAATGATGCTGAGGAGAAGCAATTCTACAGCCCTTCAGTGGGGAAGTGGCTGAACATGGCCAAAGACGCACTCTATGATGCAGAGGATGTGTTGGATGAGCTGGCTACTGAGGCTTTGAAGTCCAAGCTGGAGTCTCAGTCTGAGACGAGTAGTAACACCAGTCAGGTAAGCAATTGGCGAGTCATTTCCAGTCCATTCAGTAGAGGCATTgatttcaaaatgaacaagatCATTGAGAAGTTGGAATTTATTGCTAAATATAAAGATATACTTGGCTTgaataatgatgattttagaGGCAGGCGGCCCTCGGGAAGTGGAACCAATCGAAGATTACCTACGACATCACTGGTAGATGAATCTTGTGTTTATGGCagggaaaatgataaaaatgcCATTGTTGAATTGCTTATGGTGGAGGATGATTCGAGCAGTAGTAATAATGTTGGTGTTGTTCCTATAGTTGGTATGGGTGGAATTGGTAAGACTACCGTTGCCCAACTTGTGTATAATGACAGCAGAGTGGACGGGCGTTTTGATTTGAAAGTTTGGGTTTGTGTGTCTGACCAGTTTGATGTACTGCGGGTGACAACAACGATTCTCAAATCTGTGACTTCGAAACCTGCTGAGGTTGACGATGACCTCAATCTGCTGCAAATTTGTTTGAGGGAGAAAATAGCTGGGAAGAAgtttttgcttgttttagATGATGTCTGGAGTCGGAGAAACGATGATTGGGATCTCATTTGGAGCCCACTGAAAGCAGGGGCAAGAGGAagtaaaataatcataacTACTCGGGATAGTAGTATTGCTGCAAGTATGGGCACAGTTGCAGCTCATCATTTGGAATGCTTGGCATTTGAAGATTGTTGGTCAATCTTCATGAATCAGGCATTTGAGAATCGAAACAATGGAATCTCTCCTGATTTGGAGACAATTGGAGCTGAGATTGTGAACAAGTGCGAAGGCTTACCGTTGGCTGTAAAGAGAATGGGAATCATATTGCGATCTAGAGAAGACAAGGGGGAATGGTATGATATGTTGAATAGGAATATTTGGGATCTACCACATGATGAAAGCAGTATTCTTCAGACTCTAGGATTGAGCTATCATCATCTTCCTCCTCATTTAAAGCAGTGCTTTGCATACTGTTCAGTATTTCCTGCAGGTTATGAATTTGACAAGGAAAAGCTGGTTTTGTTATGGATGGCTGAAGGTTTTGTGCAGCAGTCTAatgcaaagaaaaaattggAAGAAGTAGGAAGAGAATATTTTCATGAGCTAGTATCGAGGTCATTTTTTCGACAATCTGTTCATAATAGCTCACTATATGTAATGCATGGCCTCATGAAGGATTTAGCTCGTTTTGTTTCTGGAGAATTTTGTTTCAGATTGGAGGATAAAGTGATGGATGATCAGAAGAGGATTTTCGACAAGGCTCGGCATTCCTCATATATTCGTTGCAGACGGGAAACATCCACAAAATTTGAGGCCTTCAATGAAGCTGAGTGCTTGCGAACCTTCCTACCCCTGGATCCAACAGGAGAAATTGGAGTAAGCTATTTGGCTGACAAAGTCCCCTGTGATATCTTGCCAAGGTTGAAATGCCTACGAGTGCTGTCTTTTAGTGCCTGCCGCATCACTGCATTACCTGATTCTGTAGGTGACCTGAAACATCTACGCTATCTTGATCTTTCTCGAACAGCAATCAAACAATTACCCGATTCAACTGGTAATCTTTGCAATCTACAAAGTATAATCTTGTTAGAATGTTATTCTCTCAGCAAATTGCCCACAGATTTAGGAAATCTCACAGGCCTGCGACATCTCCGTATGAGTGGAAGCAGGCTGAGAGAGATGCCAATGAAAATGTATAAATTGAAGAATCTCCAAACCTTATCTCATTTTGTTGTGGGTAATGATAGAGGATCAGGGATCAAAGACTTGAAGGAAATGCAGCAACTTCAGGGTGAACTTGTTATTTCGGGACTGCAaaatgtgatttgttttactGATGCAATGGAGGCTAATCTAAAGGACAAAAAGGAGCTCACTCAGCTGGTACTCCAGTGGAGTGATGATTTTGGCGATTCAACAAATGACGGAGATGAAGAGGAAGTATTCAAAGTGGCCCAGCTTCACAGAAACCGGAAGGATCTCAATGCAAGTGGCTGTAGAAATCCACGATTTCCAAGCTTTAGAGAAGCAGCAGGAGCTTATAGACAGGAATCTGTTGAGTTAAAGTCAGAACGGAGGAGCAGTTTGGATGGTTCAGGAAATGAAAGAGTTGAAATGGATGTACTCGAGATGCTGCAGCCTCACGAAAACTTAAAACAACTCACAATCAATGACTACGGAGGTATAAAATTTCCAGGTTGGATTGCATCTCCTTTATTCTGCAATATGACAGTTTTGGTACTTAGTAATTGTAGAAACTGTCAATTTCTGCCATCACTTGGCCGGTTACCCATGCTCAAAGACCTAACTATTGAAGGAATGGAAGGAATAAAATCGGTTGGTGCAGAATTCTATGGGGATGGGAGTTTTCCTCTTCTTGCTTTTCCATCGTTGGAAACTTTGAAGTTTGAGAACATGTCAGAGTGGGAGGAGTGGACTCCTTCTGGAACTGAAGGCACAGAAGGCTTCCTTCACCTTCAAAACATTGAAATTCTGAATTGTCCGAAGCTTAGAGAATTCTCACATCACTTCCCTTCCTTGAAGAAAATGACTATATATGGTTGTGAAAAGTTGGAGGCTCTTCCTAGGCTTCTAACACTTGACAGATTAAAGCAAGGCAGCGAGTTCCCTTGTCTTCTTGAACTTTCTATTTTGATGTGCCCCAACCTGGTGGAGTTGCCAACGTTCCTTCCTTCCTTGAAAACACTTGAGATAGATGGATGCCAAAAATTGGCAGCACTCCCAAAGCTTCCTTCAATCCTTGAATTGGAATTAAACAATTGTGATGGCAAGGTTCTACACAGCACTGGGGGACACAGATCGCTCACCTACATGCGTATATGTCAAATTTCCAAGCTGGATTGTCTGGTTGAAGGATATTTTCAACACTTCACAGCTCTTGAAGAATTGCAGATCTCTCATCTTGCTGAGCTCATGACTTTATCAAACAAGATCGGATTGCGCAGCCTTCTTTCTCTCCAACGATTGGAGATTTCCGAATGTCCATACTTCAAGGAGTTGCCAGAAAAGTTTTACGAACTTTCGACTCTGAAAGTGTTGAGGATATCTAATTGTCCTTCATTGGTGGCATTTCCTGAAATGGGCTTGCCCTCCACTCTTGTGGCTCTTGAGATCAGAAGTTGTGAGGCTTTGCAGTTACTACCTGAGAGGATGATGCATGTATCTCAGAAAAACAAGAATGCCTTCTTGCTTGAATATCTGGTCATTGAAGGATGTCCTGCCCTCTTATCTCTTCCAAGTGACAAGCTGTCTGGCACACTTAAGGttcttgaaattgaaaacTGCAGAAATTTGCAGTCCCTTCCAGAGCAAATGATTTGTTGTTCTCTTGAGAACCTGAAAATTGCTGGGTGTCATTCTATTAAATCCTTTCCAGAAGCTGTTTTTCAGTTTCCCAGAATCCCATCCAACACTGTGATGAAGCTTAAGGAGCTTATTATCAGCAATTGTATGAACCTTGAGTCCTTACCTGAAGGCCTGCACAACCTTGCATTTCTTGATCACTTGGAAATTCATGACTGCCCACTTCTTCAGTCTTTTCCTGAACCTGGCTTGCCCACATCAATGCTGCGGTATGCTAGAATCTCTAATTGCCAGAATCTCAAGTTTCTACCAAACCGGATGTACATCCTTACATCTCTTCAAGAATTTTCCATACATGGTTGCTCCAGTCTCATGTCATTCCCAGAGGGTGGGCTTCCTCCCAATCTAATATCTCTTTCAATCTTAGATTGTGAAAATCTAAAGCCTTCATCTGAATGGGGCCTTCACAGACTCACTTGTCTTGCCGATTTCTCCTTTGGTGGATGCCAAGGGTTGGTGTCATTTCCCAAGGGCTGGTTCCTACCCAAAAATCTATCCTCTCTTTATCTTGAGCGACTGCCGAATATTAAATCCCTACCCAATGGACTGAAAAACCTCAAGTATCTTGAAACATTGGAAATATGGGAATGCGACAACCTCCAAACTGTGCCAGAAGATAAACCAAGCACCATGCTTCTGAGTCTTTGGGATGGTTTCTGA
- the LOC102608305 gene encoding protein ELC-like yields MVPPAGTPPPNPQQIQQFLSSVLSQRGPSALPYAEDTKWLIRQHLLTLISTFPSLDPKTATFTHNDGRSVNLLQADGTVPMPFQGVTYNIPVIIWLMESYPRHPPCVYVNPTRDMIIKRPHPHVTPSGLVSIPYLQNWIYPSSNLVDLVRELSACFSREPPLYSQRRPSPSPNSNPNHNPNPNPNPSHNQSNPAVMSNYGPSPSPQARPQPARPFPPSPYGGRPQPQPQTEDQTEVFKRNAVNKLVEMAHADITGMRKAREVEVEGLFSTQALLRRREEEIDRGLKELQDEREGLEQQLQIVLMNSDILEAWVRENQSKNIDLKDLNVDNAFECVDVLSKQMLDCTSADLAIEDVVYALDKTLQEGAVPFDTYLRNVRLLSREQFFHRATAAKVRAAQMQAQVASMASRSPHYAT; encoded by the coding sequence ATGGTGCCACCGGCGGGGACTCCTCCACCAAACCCACAGCAAATACAGCAATTCCTCTCATCGGTCCTCTCCCAGCGGGGCCCATCCGCTCTTCCGTACGCCGAAGACACCAAATGGCTAATCCGCCAGCACCTCCTAACCCTAATCTCCACTTTCCCTTCGCTCGACCCGAAAACGGCGACGTTCACCCACAACGACGGCCGATCCGTCAACCTCCTCCAGGCCGACGGCACCGTCCCCATGCCTTTCCAAGGCGTCACTTACAATATCCCCGTCATCATCTGGCTCATGGAGTCTTACCCCCGCCACCCGCCTTGCGTCTACGTGAACCCCACGCGCGACATGATCATCAAACGCCCCCACCCCCACGTCACACCCTCGGGCCTCGTGTCGATCCCCTATTTGCAGAATTGGATCTACCCGAGCTCTAACCTTGTCGATCTCGTGCGCGAGTTGAGCGCGTGCTTCTCACGTGAGCCCCCTCTTTACTCGCAGCGCCGCCCCAGCCCCAGCCCGAACTCCAATCCTAACCATAACCCTAACCCTAACCCTAACCCTAGCCATAACCAAAGCAATCCCGCCGTTATGTCGAATTATGGACCCTCGCCCTCACCACAGGCGAGACCTCAGCCAGCGCGACCGTTTCCTCCGTCTCCGTACGGTGGCCGGCCTCAGCCTCAGCCGCAGACGGAGGATCAGACGGAGGTTTTTAAACGAAACGCTGTGAACAAGTTGGTCGAAATGGCGCACGCAGATATTACGGGGATGAGGAAAGCGCGTGAGGTGGAGGTGGAAGGCTTGTTCAGTACGCAAGCTTTGTTAAGACGCAGGGAAGAGGAAATCGATAGAGGGTTAAAGGAATTGCAAGATGAAAGGGAAGGATTAGAGCAGCAATTGCAGATTGTGTTAATGAACAGCGATATACTAGAAGCATGGGTGAGGGAAAACCAAAGCAAGAACATTGATTTGAAAGATTTGAATGTGGATAATGCATTTGAGTGCGTGGATGTGTTGTCTAAGCAAATGTTGGATTGTACCTCTGCCGATTTGGCGATTGAAGATGTGGTTTATGCCTTGGATAAGACACTGCAAGAGGGCGCTGTGCCGTTTGATACTTACTTGAGGAATGTGAGGCTGTTGTCAAGAGAGCAGTTTTTTCATCGGGCCACAGCTGCAAAAGTTCGGGCAGCTCAAATGCAGGCTCAGGTTGCTAGTATGGCTTCTAGGTCTCCGCATTATGCCACATGA